From Juglans regia cultivar Chandler chromosome 6, Walnut 2.0, whole genome shotgun sequence, the proteins below share one genomic window:
- the LOC109020721 gene encoding glutathione S-transferase T3-like, giving the protein MDTHFEDDPFFTTLLQSGGGGCNSTPMQHSNVVIQATTTDDEKRHHSKKVQRGASFTVEEDNLLVSAWLNISIDAIRGTDQKSTQMWERITTFYHEYKKSNIVDRSEGSLMNRWSTIQKLTNKFCAYIAQVESLHPSGATEQDKIEKAKMLYKEMVGSNFTMEHCWCLLRHQPKWQQHISTFGKKRKPQEKYVGEVDVDLAEEDLEVLTERPPGKKVEKERERKRKSMEGKEVEIKKALAKMTEDRATSMEERRNAMLKADEKSEKSGISQAVIGFSLRCLDTFKPKGNPWKIKRFLNFLTDDTLTKLKPPDNAL; this is encoded by the exons ATGGATACACATTTTGAGGATGACCCAttcttcaccactctcttaCAAAGTGGGGGAGGAGGTTGTAATAGCACCCCAATGCAACATTCTAATGTTGTGATCCAAGCAACCACGACTGACGATGAAAAGAGGCATCattcaaaaaaagttcaaagaggtGCATCTTTCACTGTAGAGGAGGATAATCTCCTCGTATCAGCTTGGCTCAACATTAGTATTGATGCGATCAGGGGTACTGATCAAAAGTCAACTCAAATGTGGGAAAGAATTACCACATTTTaccatgaatataaaaaatcaaacattgtTGACCGTTCTGAGGGCTCATTGATGAATCGATGGTCCACGATTCAAAAATTGACAAATAAGTTCTGTGCATATATAGCACAGGTAGAGTCATTGCACCCGAGTGGTGCaaccgagcaagacaag ATTGAGAAGGCCAAGATGTTGTACAAAGAGATGGTAGGCTCTAATTTTACAATGGAACATTGTTGGTGTCttttgagacaccaaccaaaatggcagcaACACATATCTACCTTTGGTAAGAAGAGAAAgccacaagaaaaatatgttggtgAAGTTGATGTTGATTTAGCCGAGGAGGACCTGGAGGTTCTTACTGAGAGACCTCCAggaaaaaaagtagagaaagaaagggagaggaagcggAAGTCGATGGAAGGCAAAGAGGTAGAGATCAAAAAAGCGTTAGCTAAAATGACCGAGGATAGAGCGACGTCGATGGAAGAGCGGAGAAATGCTATGTTGAAAGCAGACGAAAAAAGTGAGAAa TCCGGGATTTCTCAAGCTGTTATTGGGTTTTCTCTTCGGTGTTTGGATACTTTCAAACCGAAAGGAAACCCCTGGAAAATTAAGCGATTTTTAAATTTCCTGACAGATGATACTTTGACAAAGCTAAAGCCTCCAGACAACGCCCTGTGA
- the LOC108998604 gene encoding kinesin-like protein NACK1 — MTVRTPGTPASKIDRTPASTPGGPRTREEKIVVTVRLRPLSKRELLAKDQVAWECIDDHTIVHKPPPQDRSAQPAPFSFDKVFGHASLTETVYEEGVKNVALSALMGINATIFAYGQTSSGKTYTMRGITEKAVNDIYRHIMNTPERDFTIKISGLEIYNENVRDLLNSESGRNLKLLDDPEKGTMVEKLVEEIATDDQHLRQLISICEAQRQVGETALNDNSSRSHQIIRLTIQSSLRENSDCVRSFVASLNFVDLAGSERASQTQADGARLREGCHINLSLMTLTTVIRKLSVGKRTGHIPYRDSKLTRILQHSLGGNARTAIICTLSPALTHVEQSRNTLFFATRAKEVTNNAQVNMVVSDKQLVKHLQKEVARLEAELRTPDPTKERDFKLQQMEMEIEDLKRQRDLAQSQVDELRKKLQEDQQSSNPFESPCPSVKKCLSYTGALSPKVEGKDIGCGDKVRSMMLRQSMRQSSTAPFTLMHEIRKLEHLQEQLGEEANRALEVLQKEVACHRQGNQDAAETIAKLQAEIREMCAVRSAPKEVEVGGLVAPNKSVSANLKEEITRLHSQGSSIANLEEQLESVQKSIDKLVMSLPSKYQQYNSESSPKTKKESKKKKLLPLGSSNVTNRKNFIRYPCSPLSTPEQVLDSDIENRAPENDDNVSIETLTESEKGTPTKSEEGGDASSKENNSGYRRSSSVNMKKMQKMFQNAAEENVRSIRAYVTELKERVAKLQYQKQLLVCQVLELEANEAAGYNVEDEENIFEPVMPQVSWQVTFREQRQQIIELWDVCHVSIIHRTQFYSLFKGDPADQIYMEVELRRLTWLQQHLAELGNASPAHIGDDPPISLSSCIKALKREREFLAKRLTSRLTFDERDALYIKWDVPLDGKHRRIQFLNKLWTDPHDAEHVQESAEIVAKLVGFCEGGNISKEMFALNFVHPSDKRSWLMGWDQISNLLHL; from the exons ATGACGGTCAGAACACCAGGAACACCAGCTTCAAAGATAGATAGGACACCAGCATCAACTCCAGGAGGGCCAAGAACTAGGGAAGAAAAGATTGTAGTTACAGTACGGTTAAGACCGCTAAGCAAAAGGGAGCTCTTAGCCAAAGACCAAGTGGCATGGGAGTGCATCGATGATCATACAATTGTGCACAAACCCCCACCTCAGGATCGATCAGCTCAACCAGCCCCATTCAGTTTTG ATAAAGTTTTTGGTCATGCGAGTCTAACTGAAACAGTATATGAGGAAGGAGTAAAGAACGTTGCATTGTCTGCTTTGATGGGCATCAATG CAACCATATTTGCGTATGGACAAACTAGCAGTGGTAAGACATACACAATGAGAGGAATAACAGAGAAAGCTGTTAATGATATCTACAGGCATATAATGAAT ACCCCCGAGAGAGATTTCACAATAAAAATTTCTGGACTTgaaatatataatgaaaatgtaAGAGACCTGCTAAATTCAGAATCTGGTCGCAATCTGAAGCTGTTGGATGATCCAGAG AAAGGTACTATGGTTGAGAAGTTGGTAGAGGAAATAGCAACTGATGATCAACACTTGAGACAATTGATCAGTATTTGTGAGG CTCAAAGGCAAGTTGGTGAAACTGCACTTAATGATAACAGCTCTCGGTCACACCAGATAATAAGGCTG ACAATTCAAAGTAGTCTCCGTGAAAATTCTGATTGTGTGAGGTCTTTCGTTGCAAGCTTG AATTTTGTTGATCTGGCTGGGAGTGAAAGAGCTTCACAGACACAGGCAGATGGTGCTAGGCTCAGGGAAGGATGCCATATTAACCTTAGCTTGATGACACTTACCACAGTAATCAGAAAGCTCAG CGTTGGTAAAAGAACTGGTCATATACCCTATAGAGATTCAAAGCTTACTCGCATATTGCAGCACTCACTTGGTGGAAATGCACGCACTGCCATCATATGTACTTTGAGTCCAGCGCTGACTCATGTTGAACAATCTCGAAACACACTCTTCTTTGCCACACGGGCGAAGGAAGTGACAAATAATGCACAAGTAAACATG GTTGTTTCAGACAAGCAGCTAGTGAAACATTTACAGAAGGAAGTAGCGAGGCTGGAAGCAGAACTGCGCACTCCTGATCCAACAAAAGAAAGAGATTTCAAACTTCAGCAG ATGGAGAtggaaattgaagatttgaaacgCCAAAGAGATCTTGCACAATCTCAGGTGGATGAATTACGCAAGAAACTTCAGGAGGACCAGCag AGTTCAAATCCGTTTGAATCACCCTGTCCATCAGTGAAGAAGTGTCTGTCCTATACTGGTGCACTATCACCAAAAGTTGAAGGCAAGGACATAGGCTGTGGTGATAAAGTAAGAAGTATGATGTTAAGGCAGTCAATGAGGCAATCATCAACTGCTCCATTCACGCTTATGCATGAAATACGCAAACTAGAACATCTCCAGGAGCAGCTTGGAGAAGAAGCAAATCGTGCACTGGAAGTACTACAAAAGGAAGTGGCTTGTCATAGACAGGGTAACCAGGATGCAGCAGAAACAATTGCCAAGCTGCAAGCAGAAATAAGGGAAATGTGTGCTGTGCGTTCCGCACCAAAAGAAGTTGAAGTTGGAGGCTTAGTTGCTCCTAATAAGAGTGTCAGTGCTAATCTGAAGGAAGAAATCACGAGACTTCATTCGCAGGGCAGCAGCATTGCCAACCTTGAGGAGCAGCTTGAAAGTGTTCAGAAGTCTATAGACAAATTGGTAATGTCACTTCCAAGCAAGTATCAGCAGTATAACAGTGAATCATCACCCAAGACTAAGAAGGaatcaaaaaagaagaagttacTTCCTTTGGGTTCAAGTAATGTTACCAAccgaaaaaattttataagatatccTTGCTCCCCTTTATCTACTCCTGAGCAAGTTTTGGATTCTGATATTGAAAATAGAGCTCCTGAGAATGATGATAATGTATCCATTGAGACTCTGACAGAGTCTGAAAAGGGGACACCAACGAAGAGTGAAGAAGGAGGAGATGCCTCATCTAAGGAAAACAACTCAGGCTATAGGCGTTCTAGTTCAGTTAACATGAAGAAAATGCAGAAGATGTTCCAAAATGCAGCAGAAGAGAATGTAAGAAGCATAAGAGCATATGTAACTGAACTGAAAGAACGTGTGGCCAAACTTCAATACCAAAAACAGCTACTTGTTTGCCAG GTGCTGGAGCTTGAAGCAAATGAAGCGGCTGGGTACAATGTAGAGGACGAAGAAAACATATTTGAGCCAGTGATGCCGCAGGTTTCATGGCAAGTAACTTTTAGGGAACAAAGGCAGCAGATAATTGAGTTGTGGGATGTGTGCCATGTGTCCATTATTCATCGGACACAGTTTTATTCGCTATTCAAGGGGGATCCAGCTGATCAAATTTACATGGAAGTGGAGCTTAGGCGCTTGACATGGTTGCAGCAGCACCTAGCAGAACTCGGGAATGCGAGCCCAGCTCACATAGGAGACGATCCTCCAATTTCTCTGTCATCATG TATTAAAGCATTGAAGCGTGAAAGGGAGTTCCTGGCAAAGCGGTTGACTTCGCGTTTGACATTTGATGAGAGAGATGCATTGTACATTAAATGGGATGTCCCACTGGATGG
- the LOC108998596 gene encoding uncharacterized protein LOC108998596 has translation MMGTGMRFGPLRGENRFYVPSKGRKNQNQQKQARRVKKGDETERLDSSPTSKDPPNSLTKPLELPLKPASNLDRFLESTTPFVPAQYFSKTTMRGLRTCDVEFQPYFMLNDLWETFKERSAYGVGVPFVLNEGDSVVQYYVPYLSGIQLYGEPATRSNAKPRQAGEESDNDYYRDSSSDGSSDHESDKGIKFTREQLVHNHLRGEVPIRLARLSITNDHTARQQGFSSDDFEAGNSQGRLLFEFLEQDLPYCREPLADKILDLACRYPGLRTLRSCDLLPASWMSVAWYPIYRIPTGPTLKDLDACFLTYHTLSAPMTGSGSTQASIIYPSEIDDVPKISMRAFGMASYKLKGCMWAQHGASESQLANSLMQAADSWLRLLQVNHPDFKFFASHGMH, from the exons ATGATGGGAACTGGGATGCGCTTTGGGCCTCTGCGCGGTGAGAACCGGTTCTACGTCCCATCGAAAGGCAGAAAAAATCAGAATCAGCAAAAACAAGCTCGGAGAGTTAAAAAGGGTGATGAGACTGAGAGGCTGGATTCATCTCCGACGAGCAAAGACCCTCCAAATTCATTGACAAAGCCTTTGGAGCTTCCTCTAAAGCCTGCCAGTAACCTTGATAGGTTCTTGGAGTCCACCACGCCTTTCGTCCCGGCCCAGTATTTCTCCAAG aCGACAATGAGGGGGTTGAGGACTTGTGATGTTGAGTTTCAACCATACTTCATGTTGAATGATCTTTGGGAAACATTTAAGGAACGGAGTGCATACGGGGTGGGAGTGCCTTTTGTACTTAATGAGGGTGATTCTGTTGTTCAATATTATGTTCCATATTTATCTGGCATACAATTGTATGGCGAGCCTGCTACAAGGTCAAATGCTAAGCCAAG GCAAGCTGGTGAAGAGAGTGACAATGACTACTATAGGGATTCAAGCAGTGATGGAAGCAGTGACCATGAAAGTGATAAAGGCATAAAATTTACAAGAGAGCAGTTGGTTCATAACCATCTAAGAGGTGAGGTCCCAATTAGACTGGCTAGACTGTCTATAACAAATGATCACACTGCAAGACAACAAGGCTTTTCCAGTGATGATTTTGAAGCAGGGAATTCTCAAGGTCGGCTGCTCTTTGAGTTTCTTGAGCAGGATCTCCCTTATTGCCGTGAACCATTAGCTGACAAG ATATTAGATCTTGCATGCCGGTATCCTGGATTGAGGACTTTAAGAAGTTGTGATTTACTGCCAGCCAGTTGGATGTCCGTGGCATG GTATCCTATATACCGAATACCCACTGGTCCTACATTGAAAGATTTGGATGCTTGCTTTTTAACATACCATACCCTTTCTGCACCCATGACAG GTAGTGGAAGCACCCAGGCCTCGATAATTTATCCTAGTGAGATCGACGATGTCCCCAAGATTTCCATGCGTGCTTTTGGGATGGCATCCTATAAGTTAAAAGGATGCATGTGGGCACAACATGGGGCTAGTGAGTCTCAACTGGCGAATTCCCTCATGCAGGCTGCAGACAGCTGGCTAAGACTGCTTCAGGTCAATCACCCAGATTTCAAGTTCTTTGCTTCACATGGCATGCACTAG